The nucleotide sequence CTGAGGCTACGACCACCTTTACCACTGCTAAGAAACCAAAACTATAGATACCTGATAACCCATAGCTAAAAGTGACGCAAGAGTCAATCTGAATGTCTGTCCTTTGTTGAAAGACACAAAATTCCTAACATTCTCTAGAAGAAAAAACTTGGGCCTGAAATATTCTGCAAATGATAAGAAGGCCAAAATCATTTCACACTGAACTTTACTCCACGTGCTCCGATTAAACCGGTTCATCCCAGAAAATCCCTGGaggcaaaaaataaaaataaactttaaaaattgaCAACAAATTCATAGTGATCACCTGGCTGATATGGAGGACCTCAATTGATCAAACCAACAATACTGATGAAACAACAAATTACACCTGACATGGAGGCCCTCCATTGATGAAATCTACTTCGCCTGGCTTTGGTAGATTTTTAAGCTTCTCCTCATCAAGTGAAGCAGCCAAGTCAGCAGCCTCAGACGTTGAGATACAATCATCTGAATCTCCATATTTCTCCATAATAGCCCTGCAAAAAAGTCTTAGAATATATGTGAACTTGTGACAAAATTTTGAATCTTTAACTAAATCCAGTAGCTTGCCTGAGAATAACATTGCAATTATCTACAAACATCAAGGCTTCAGGATGATTATAGCGAAATGCTTCACCAGCAGGCTCTTCATATTCAATGGCCCATTTTGTATATGAAACACCTGCAAatttaaatgttatcaaactTGCTGTTCTAGATACATCTCCAACTGCAACCTTGACTGTAAAAAACTTACCAGAGTGCTGAAGTCCTGCAGACAAGCCACCACATCCAGCAAAAATATCAAGAGTTGCCAAATGATTTTCCCGAGACACATCAGTCAATTTTTCAGAAAATTCATCTCCacacttctccttgccctttttctTTCGATAGGCAATTTGGTCTTCCTTTATTTTCAAAGACGATACCTTTATGTTGGCAGGTAACTGAAGACACATTCATTTTAAGTCAGGAagatgagaaggaagaagtaCAAAGGGTAATCCGATACACGAAGCTCCCACCAATGCAGGATTCCGAAGAAAGGTCTATTATATGCAACCTTATCCTgctttgcaagagactgtttttGAGATTTGAATCAATGATCTCCAAAGCATATGGCAACAACTTCACCGTTGTGCCAAGGCTACCCCTGTTAAAGAGAGAAGCATGAATGAAAATAATTTAGGTAAACAAAAAGAATGTACCTGTTTGAGAGTTCCTTTAACAGGATCATAACAATATTCACAGAAGAATATGTCATCAAGCACAGGTATACCAAAACTTAAAACATCAATCTTCTTCCGAACTTCACATTTTCCTTCAATCATGTCAACAGGCACAGAGACCACATTTTCACTATAGTACACCTGAGATTCAAATATGCAGCCAGTAAAATTAGAAACtgaatttctttttgaaaaatagcaATTAAATTTGGCTGTTCAAAAGAATGTAGAAATTGGATAATATGACTGCGTCTAAAAAAAAGACATTGCACTGATAGTAAGGCAGTGTAGGATCTCCCCAGGATCAATTTTTATCCCCTAACAAGATATCCAAATTGATACATACAAAATTGTAGATGGGTATGTACAAGATGTATGAGATAGACTAATTTCCACATTGTTTCTTTAAGTAAATGGAAAATGTAAAACCATGAAGATATAGTGTACTCACCATATTGCTTGGGTAGGTTGTATGTTTGGGCAAAAAGAGCCATGAATTTGAAGCTGGGACAATAATAAACAGAAAATTGTTCCATGCTATAAACATATGATCCAAGTTTTACATAAACAGATGCTCATGGATAAAATTGCATCATGATAAATGCATCTTTAATTTAAAGATAGTTGTGCATTttcattatacattttcaagaaAAGCATAATCAAAGATAGTGTACCTCTCTAATGTCAGAACTGTAGGCTTTTTCTGATGAAATGTCTTCTGGTCTATAAAACCTTCTTACTTTCACCTTTGCTGATTTTAATGTATGTTGCTTGGACACTGGAATTTCAAGAATTTGGCACACTACATAGGCCTTTAGTCCTACATTTCTGCCAGATTTAAAAGTCCCAAGATCCTCCTGTTCTTCACTGTCAAAGAACTGAGGTCTGACATAAAGAAAATCTTGAACAGTGTACTCAATCCTCTTATAGACAAAGCTAGAATTGGAACTCAATTTGAAATCATCTTTCTGCAAGGACTTTTCTTTGCAAGAGCCACAAACACCATTTCCAAGGCCCATACTGTGATGAGGAAGAACAAAAAAACCACCCCTCTCAGGGTTATATAAGACTTTGCAATAGAACTCCATAGGCAGTCCTTTCCGTCTATTCTCCTCTGCTTTTGCTCTATCGATCTTATCAGCATTGGCATAATCCTTTCTGTACTGGTGTCCCCAGGGCCGTAAACGGATATCAACTACTATGGATTCTTTAATATTCCCTAGTTCAACTTCCATACAGTCATTTGAAAGGAACAACTCTCTCTCATCAGCTGCATTTCCAAGGATAGTCTGGGAGCCTTTGAGCAACACCCTTCCATGAGCCATTTTGACACCATTATGTTTCTCAAACATGTATTCCACAAACAACAAAGATGGCTCATCATTTACATCAGCTTCCATAGTTACTGCTCCACCAATTTCTATAACATGTCCACGGACAATCGCACAACGATAAAGAGTCTCCCCAGAATTCATTTTCCCATTAGGTTTTCCCTCCCATTGGATTTCCTTATGAAGCTTAGAAGAGTGTGAGGTTGAATGAGGCTTTGTGGGTTGTTGATCCAACACCAATGCATTCTCCTCTTCTACTTCATCATCTTCATTGTCCTCCAGCTCTCCTTCAATTTCTACAGGCTCATGTGCATCCCCATTAGTAGAGTCCTCAGGGAAAAAATTCAAGTAGTAGTCTCCCCAAATTTTATTGATAAATCTTGTTGTTGTAGCACGCATTACTTTTCTGCTGGATAAAGTAGGTCCCATTGCTGCACAAGGATTCAAGTTTTCTTCCTTCTTTAACAGAGCTTTTTTCTTCATTATGAGTTTTGTATGGCTTCTTTGCTCCATATTCTCAGAAAGTCCAATTATGAAAGCACACTTCCTAATTGTTTCATCAGGATACTCAGCAAACTGCTGAAGAATAATCTGTCCGTGTACAACAATGTATCTCTCAACCAAAGATAAGTTGGATGATATATATGCAGGATGAGTTTTGCTAAATTCTGACACTTTCTTAATTACATCAGCAAAGGAAAGTTTTGAAACCCTGCTTTGTTCTTTTAACAAAGTGATTATAGAAATAGCAAGCTTGGCTGTTTTCAGGACTGGTTGATGCCAAGGATCATATTGTTTTGCAGGTTTCCCTAACCTGTACCTGTAATCAGAAAGCAAAATCAGTACCAGGAGCACTGTTGCTAAGAAACAACACAGCATGTCAATATCTCCATTTTTTCAAAAGCACTTTATCTTTTGCATCATAAAACTGctaaggaataaaatattgaaCTGTAGAGATTTTTTATCACCTTTCATTATTCTTCTATTAGTCTATCTTCAATTATGCAAATTATAGAGGAAATTCCCATATAAGGATCAAGGTTTAGCTAACGAAACCAAGAGCATACTGTAATAGAATGAAATTAACAAAATAGCAATTGCTAATGATGCAAATTTAGAAGTACCAGGCAACGTCTGTTCGGATAGAGATGAAAATCATTGAAGCACCAAATTCAATCATCCACTCCTTAATAGCACTAAGATAGATTGGAACCCCTTCAATATCTGCATGGTTAGAATGGcttgaagaagaaagacctaGGTCATTATCCAATTCAAATCCACTACCATCATCCTCTCTCATTTGACCAGATCCAAAAATAGTCACATCAATTTCTGCACATGACTTCATTGGCAGAAGCTCCAGAGAAATTAGCCTCGAGTCAGAATTATAGAGAGCCCAATTGTCAAGAATCCTTCTAGGAAGATCAGAATATGACATATTGTTCTCACTCTCAAAAAATAAGTATTCATCCATTTCATGGTTGGAAGGTCGGTAATAGGCAGGCAATGGATAATCATTAGCAATCTCTATCTCATTGATTTTTATGTAGATGTTCTTTTTAGTGTTTGTAGCTGCTCTATGGCTTTTTTGCTGCCTCATAGCCTTCCAATTTTCCTCTTCCTGCAAAAGTCTTGCCAATTTCTCATCTTCATCTTCAGTAGAACCTAAAACTTCTCCTTCCTTAATCCTCAAGTTCTGATTTGATACCCTTAATGGAAAATTCTTTGATTCTGACCTACTTCCACATTCATCTCTTAAAGCAATAAGAGTTGGCATAGTTGCCCAATTAACATTGTTGTTGGTAGAAGACTCATCTAGGCCTATTAGCTGGTTGTAAATAAACTCTCCAAGAGAGATCACAAAATCTCTACAATTTGATCCAGCAGGAAAATTCTT is from Zingiber officinale cultivar Zhangliang chromosome 7B, Zo_v1.1, whole genome shotgun sequence and encodes:
- the LOC122006568 gene encoding DNA (cytosine-5)-methyltransferase 1B-like, which produces MARNPGGSNSTGMTRSGKRRSSKRKVTDNAESATAVECGKHSSNLENDNEIDACKRPRRAAACSNFKERSVRISDKSSVLETKKIQVEENEEVAVELTRLGAEDLPPCRKLVDFTIHDADGNAQPFEMSEIDDCFITALVLPSDDNLGKERDRGIKCEGFGRIECWSISGYDEGSPVIWVSTEIADYECAKPAGSYKKFYDLFYEKACICVHVYQKLAKTVSGNSTLSLEELLASVIRSMSGTKNFPAGSNCRDFVISLGEFIYNQLIGLDESSTNNNVNWATMPTLIALRDECGSRSESKNFPLRVSNQNLRIKEGEVLGSTEDEDEKLARLLQEEENWKAMRQQKSHRAATNTKKNIYIKINEIEIANDYPLPAYYRPSNHEMDEYLFFESENNMSYSDLPRRILDNWALYNSDSRLISLELLPMKSCAEIDVTIFGSGQMREDDGSGFELDNDLGLSSSSHSNHADIEGVPIYLSAIKEWMIEFGASMIFISIRTDVAWYRLGKPAKQYDPWHQPVLKTAKLAISIITLLKEQSRVSKLSFADVIKKVSEFSKTHPAYISSNLSLVERYIVVHGQIILQQFAEYPDETIRKCAFIIGLSENMEQRSHTKLIMKKKALLKKEENLNPCAAMGPTLSSRKVMRATTTRFINKIWGDYYLNFFPEDSTNGDAHEPVEIEGELEDNEDDEVEEENALVLDQQPTKPHSTSHSSKLHKEIQWEGKPNGKMNSGETLYRCAIVRGHVIEIGGAVTMEADVNDEPSLLFVEYMFEKHNGVKMAHGRVLLKGSQTILGNAADERELFLSNDCMEVELGNIKESIVVDIRLRPWGHQYRKDYANADKIDRAKAEENRRKGLPMEFYCKVLYNPERGGFFVLPHHSMGLGNGVCGSCKEKSLQKDDFKLSSNSSFVYKRIEYTVQDFLYVRPQFFDSEEQEDLGTFKSGRNVGLKAYVVCQILEIPVSKQHTLKSAKVKVRRFYRPEDISSEKAYSSDIREVYYSENVVSVPVDMIEGKCEVRKKIDVLSFGIPVLDDIFFCEYCYDPVKGTLKQLPANIKVSSLKIKEDQIAYRKKKGKEKCGDEFSEKLTDVSRENHLATLDIFAGCGGLSAGLQHSGVSYTKWAIEYEEPAGEAFRYNHPEALMFVDNCNVILRAIMEKYGDSDDCISTSEAADLAASLDEEKLKNLPKPGEVDFINGGPPCQGFSGMNRFNRSTWSKVQCEMILAFLSFAEYFRPKFFLLENVRNFVSFNKGQTFRLTLASLLAMGYQVRFGILEAGAYGVSQSRKRAFIWAASPEETLPEWPEPIHVFATPELKISMPGNGYYTAVRSTAGGAPFRSITVRDTIGDLPPVANGAAKPTIDYGSEPISWFQKNIRSGMSALNDHISKEMNELNLIRCQRIPKRPGADWRDLPDEKVKLSTGQMVDLIPWCLPNTAKRHNQWKGLFGRLDWDGNFPTSITDPQPMGKVGMCFHPDQDRILTVRECARSQGFPDSYQFSGNVQNKHRQIGNAVPPPLAYALGRKLKEAVEGKQSPSA